The window GGAGGTATACATACTGAGGCCGCAATTGGGAAGTACCTGACAGATCATCCCCTTTCACACACACCTCCCCAGCCTGCAAACCTTGCATCGCCAGCCCCGATGGGGTAGCTATTTTGCCTGTGTCGCGCGCTTCTCCGAACTCCCGGACATCGCCGGACATCACAGGACAGCGCCCGACAACGACGACAAAAACTTACTGGAAAGACAGGAAAAAGGAGCCCCCATGAGCGCAGAAGCCGTACTGACAGCTATCAAGGAGCGGCGCAGCATTCGCAAGTATACTGCTGAGCCGGTAGACGATGAAGCCGTTCGTGCCATTCTGGAGGCCGGACGATGGGCCCCCAGCGGGATGAACAACCAGCCTTTCCGCTTTCTCGTGCTGCGCAAGGACGATCCCCGTTTCGAGACCCTTTCCGGCCTGACCAAATACACACACATCGTGAAGAGCTGTCCGGTAATGATCGGACTGTTCCTCGACAAGAAGGCCACCTATCACGAACACAAGGACCACCAGTCCGCAGGCGCCTGCGTCCAAAACATGATGCTGGCCGCTCACGCGCTGGGACTGGGCACCGTATGGCTGGGCCAGATGATGAACAACGCCCCGCAGGTTCTGGAAGCCCTGAGCCTTTCGCCGGACGACTATGAGTTCATTACGGTCATTACCATAGGCCACCCTGCGGAAGCGGGCAAAGCGAACCGCCACCCTCTTGATCACTACATGCTGGAGACATTCTGATGCAGGTCAAAACCTTTCCCCTCGGCCCTCTGGACACCAACTGCCACCTCGCATGGCATGACGGCCTTGCAGTTGCTGTCGATCCCGGCGGAGATCCTGCCCGAGTGGTGACCTTTCTCGAGAAGAACAACCTCAAACTCACCCACATTCTGAACACGCACCTGCACTTTGACCATATTTACGGCAATCAGGCGTTGCAGGAAGCAACCGGCGCTCCCATCCTTGCCTGCAGCATGGACGCGTACATGCTGGATTCGGAACTGGGCACCGGTGGCATGTGGGGGTTCCCCAAGGTCACTCCCTTTGCCTTTGAAACCATAGAAGAAGGCGATCACACGTTCATGGGCCTGCCTTGCAAGGTGCTGCACACCCCCGGTCACTCTCCGGGCAGTCTTTCCTTCTACTTCCCCGATGGGGGCGTGGTCTTTGTGGGCGACCTGCTGTTCTACCGTTCCATCGGACGCACGGACTTCCCCGGCGGCAGCCTCAACGCACTCAAAGGCTCCGTGACGACCAAGATTTTCACCCTGCCCAAGGAAACTGTGGTATATTCCGGCCACGGACCGGAAACCGCTGTCGGCGACGAACAGCTGAACAACCCATTTTTCACGGAGTTTGTAAGGTAATCTGGCATGATACAAACAACTCCTGATCCGATCGGCGTAACGGAACCAATAGACTTGCGGGGCAAATGCTGAGGAGTCAGCCTGGAGATAAGTTGGTATCTCCGTTTTCACAAAGGAAACTCCATCACCTTTCTGGTCGCGAATGACGCTGCCGGACAAGTTGAGCATGCCCTGCACATAGAAACCGGCTGGACAGTTTCCATCTCGCCGGAAGCCGACGGATCAGGAGGCCTGCGTGCCGAGGCGACCCGCAAGGTACCGCGCTAGGCACAGGGCAAATACAGCAGCAACAGACAGGCAGGACAGACATGACGAAACAAGCTTCCCTATCCTCCACAAACGGCATAGACGCCCCCATTGTTGCCATTTCCTGCAGCCCCAGAGCCGGAGGCAACAGCGACAACGCCTGCAAGCTGTTCATGGAAGGCGTAACCGCCGCAGGCGGTACGGCCCGGATGGTTCTGCTCCGTCATTACGATGTGCACCACTGTGTTTCCTGCCACCGTTGCGAACGCGACCCCGCCCAGGGCTGCTACCTGAGCGAGAAGGATCAGAGCAACGACCTTTTCCGCATTCTGCTGACAGCTCCGGTCATCTTCTTTGCGTCTCCCATATACTTCTATCACGTGCCGTCGCACTTCAAGGCGTTCATAGACCGCTGCCAGTGTTTCTGGATGCGGTATCAGGCCGGAGAATCAAGCATCACAGGCCTGCCGCCAAGAAAGGCTTTCCTTGCCATGATGGGAGCACGACCGCGCGGCGAGAAGCTCTTTGAAGGCAGTGTGCTGACCCTGAAGTGCTTCCTGCAGCCTTTCAACTTCACCCTGCAGCAACCGCTCCTGATGTATGGACTGGACGGCCCGCGGGATCTGGTAAACAACGATGACGACTGCGAAAACCTCCGCCGCATGGGCATGGACGCCCAG is drawn from Desulfovibrio mangrovi and contains these coding sequences:
- a CDS encoding flavodoxin family protein, whose translation is MTKQASLSSTNGIDAPIVAISCSPRAGGNSDNACKLFMEGVTAAGGTARMVLLRHYDVHHCVSCHRCERDPAQGCYLSEKDQSNDLFRILLTAPVIFFASPIYFYHVPSHFKAFIDRCQCFWMRYQAGESSITGLPPRKAFLAMMGARPRGEKLFEGSVLTLKCFLQPFNFTLQQPLLMYGLDGPRDLVNNDDDCENLRRMGMDAQKAVEEYLAQNKG
- a CDS encoding MBL fold metallo-hydrolase, producing MQVKTFPLGPLDTNCHLAWHDGLAVAVDPGGDPARVVTFLEKNNLKLTHILNTHLHFDHIYGNQALQEATGAPILACSMDAYMLDSELGTGGMWGFPKVTPFAFETIEEGDHTFMGLPCKVLHTPGHSPGSLSFYFPDGGVVFVGDLLFYRSIGRTDFPGGSLNALKGSVTTKIFTLPKETVVYSGHGPETAVGDEQLNNPFFTEFVR
- a CDS encoding nitroreductase family protein, which codes for MSAEAVLTAIKERRSIRKYTAEPVDDEAVRAILEAGRWAPSGMNNQPFRFLVLRKDDPRFETLSGLTKYTHIVKSCPVMIGLFLDKKATYHEHKDHQSAGACVQNMMLAAHALGLGTVWLGQMMNNAPQVLEALSLSPDDYEFITVITIGHPAEAGKANRHPLDHYMLETF